The following nucleotide sequence is from Zingiber officinale cultivar Zhangliang chromosome 10A, Zo_v1.1, whole genome shotgun sequence.
AAATAGTTTAAGTATTCTTTTGATTTGGATTAACCCCCTAGACACATAGGAAGTTTGGGTGCTTGGCCAGGCACCTGGGTAATCTGGGTGATTTGGATTAACCCCCTGGCCAGGCACCTGGGTAATCTGGGTGCTTGGATTTGGTTCAGGTGTCTAGACCAAAAAATTTATCCAGAAGCTGAGTTGGAACACGTCGACTAACCGAGCTCACGTCAACGGTTCAGGCGCCTAGAGGGGGTCCGAGTgtccggaggtggataaacttagCAGATGAAGTTTTGACGAgagctcgccatgtcagtacGGTCTAGACGCGTTGggggggatccaggcgcccgaatgAGCCTATAAAAGCAACCTTCGGCCAGCAGCTTCAGAACAATATTTGCTATGACTTTCATATGCGCATGCTGCTTCGAAAAGGCTCCGACAACACCGAAAGACTGCTCCGAAAAGGCTCCGACAACACTGAAACACTGCTTCAAAAAAGCTCCAACAACACCGAAAGGTTGCCCCGAAGTTAGAAGAATGAAGACTTTTTCATATTTCCTTTCCGTTTGTCGGTAACGTTTACATCTCAGCTATTGTACTTAACTTTGTAAATCcattttgaattgatagtgattgctcatcgaaagcactctcacatgcaGGCTTTGGAGTAGAAGTTaacaaaggctccaaaccaagtaaaactacttgtgttagtgTGTACTTTTGTTCTCTCTCTTCCTCTGTATGACTtgttttaaatcatgattttctATTAAcgttattcatccccccccccctaaGTGTATTTATGGTCTTACATTTTGCAATGTGAAAAGCTTGTCCAAAAGAGGTGATTGCACCAATTTGAATTAAgttgaaaatattaaaattgaatgagattttaaaaaaaaagaaaacaaaagaaccctGATAATTAATATTTTGGTGCATATTTTTAGTTCTTAAATTGAATATTTTATTTCTCCTCATACGATCAATTATTGCTTTATCTTATATTTTATGGGTTGAGATTTATTTAGCGCTTTGATGCAGTTGCTTTacattttatgaaattttatctaataattacattttattttgtagggagCTTGGTTTATTAAACCAAATGAGTTTGAATTGGATCCAATCTATCAAAATTGAGCCTACTTCTTGAGCTTAACCCAAGTCACTCTCTCTCACCAAATCCCTAATTTCTCCCTAAACCAAACCTAAACCCAATTTGAATCCCGGTTCAAACCCAGATATAAAAGGCATCCTTTTCACAGATGAACAATGACTTGCGCTACTGTTCATTGTGTCGATCTTTTCATGGTGCGACGCAGTCCCTTCTCTTCATATCTAcaactctcctcattttctcttgaAACTCTTGCGACAATATCCTTAAATTCTAAATAGTCTTTTCCAATGCCGCCAAACAGCATGAGAAGGTATAACAAGTAAAGGAGGTTCATGATTGCTTCGTGTTTATAAGACTAGGAAGAGGGATGGAGAGAGACAGAGAGGATGAGAGGACATGGATCCGAATCAAAAGTATAGCCTAAATGCTTGGAAAATGATGCTTGACAAGAGGAGGTTGACGGAGGAGTAAAAGGGAAACTTCATTTTTTAGTTTGCGCTATTTGGTATAAACAAAATCACGATATACCTTTTGGTAAATATCATATTGAACATACATTATTTGATAAATTATCGTATTTATTAGAATAACTATTCGTACATCAACTATGCTAAGATCATTTAATATTTTTCTGATGGTAAAAGATGAAATTCATCGactaatggttttatatgatcaGTCTACCTTATatgagaaaataaattaaaaaattatggtTGATTAGGACATGAAGAATTTTTTCCTTGGCtttattaaaattcaaacttttaTCTACGACAATAACTCTGTTCAATCCTAACTAGCCAACTCAATTCTCCCCGGGACTCATTTAATGTTTTTTTGGACTATGAGTTGGCGTTTGATCGATAGAAAGCTTGTGGACGGACTATTTTACTCTAttgcagttttttttttaaatgctaaGCTTAATTCTTTATCATTTTTTGGAGGGACATGCAGAAATTTGCGCTGTTTAGTTGACAGACGGCTCTCCCGTTCCTTGTAGCCACAATAACTACACAAGGGAAAGAAACAATGCTGCTGACTTTCGTGGTTCTCATAAGTCACATGAACTTCAGCATAAATCGAGTCTTTGATGGCACACATAACAGAGGATGCGACAAGATGCTGAGGGCGAAATATCTCCTTGGGTTAGGAGgggggaggaagaggaagactcaTTAATTGCAGGTGCAGACAGAGAAAGAGTTCGTGAAGCAACAGGCAATGGAGGTAGAAGACAAGCTCGCGTTGCCCGGCAGCGATCCGGTGGAGAAGAGGAAGGTTGCTTCGCTGAGAGCCCTCGTTGAAGCCGAAAATCCTGATGCCAAGGTAGTGCCTTTATGACTTTCTTCGCCTTTGGCTAAGTAGACGACTGATTAATCGTTCGTCTTGTTGTTGgactatttctttcctttctttttctcatTTCTTTCGATCGGACCGTGCTCGGATTTCCCCCTCTCCTCGATTCTTGTGTATCTGAGTTTAGGGTTTCCGCACTGTAAATGTGTTAATTTTGGCCTTTGGTTGAATCACCTTCAATTTCAGATGGGAGTTTTCTTCCTCCTCGATGACGATTCTTCTTAGTATATGTGTTTATGGTTGTGCTTCAAGTCCTTTCATCCTTTTTCATGTGACAAGCAACACTTAGCATGATATCTTCAAATATGAGCCTTGCAATTAAGCAAAGGGTATTGTGTATCATGGAATCATTGGTTCTTGTAACATCCTAGTGAAATCATTAATCACTCTCATAAATTTTCAATACCTGATTAACTAATGCTCTTACCACATCTAATATTGGAATTTTTTTCCCCATATATTCATAAGTATGCTTTGGTAAATCATAATCATCAGGAGTTAGACTTGGACTCACACTATAATGAAACTGGAATAGATACATGTACAAGATATTCATAAATCTCAATTTCTTCACTTCAGTTGACCGAATCGCTCCTCGCTTTGGTGCTCTAGTTGGTGCTtttccctcctttttctttttataatgTGTCTCATCTACTATTTATAAATGGTACATGGAAGTGAAGGATGAGCCATGGAAGAGAGTCTCTTGACTTGGTTAGTATGCCCGAACTAGCTGAAACAGGCTCTATCTTATTTGGTAATTTAGGATGAATGACACAATGATATTTATCCGTGTTGGCATACTCTAATCTAAAATTGGTGCAGCCATTTGAAGTCATGCTCCCTTCTATGTCTATTGCATATAGTCAGCACTATTTTAGACGCATAGGCCTTGTTTCCTATAAAGTAAGGAATCCATTAGGGAAAGAGAAAGACTAGGGGAAAAAATCATAGGAGAAATATTTTCTTCCAATTGTTTTCTTTGATGAAAGGAAAAGCAGAGGAGAAAGTTTTACTAAGATAAAGAAAGAGaaaacattaattaaaaataaatttgtttcTTGTGAAAGTAAGTTTGTCGAAAATTAAAGGAGAGCCTTGGCGCAATTGTAAAATTACTACCGTGTGACCTAGAGGTCGGGTTTGATTCTCGGAAACAACTTCTTGCTAAGCAGGGTAAGGTTGTGTACAATAAACCCTTCTCCGGGACCCTGTATTGGCGGGAGTTTCATGCACCGAGCTGccctttattatttttcttctctcaTAGAAAACATGCCTTTAGGATCAAACTCCAACCATGCATGTCATAAATATGAATCTTGCAGTTCTGTTAACTCTTAGAGTTTGTAAAACAAACATAACCTAGAAGTTCGTATATAGCTCAAGTTGTCTACCCTCTCCTTGTGGAAATCTATATGGTGATACTTTTTCGTGTTAACGCGCTTGTCCTCATACCATAtatctaaaattttcaaaaaggagGTGAAAGGTTAGGTTTAAATCATAATTACTTCTTTTGCCTAATACATTTGACAATTCCAGTAACTTTCTGCACATCCAGGGGTATCTGGTCACAAAAACTTACCATTGTTGTTGCAAATACAGGAGGTGGACAATATGGCACTTAGAAGGTTTTTGCGTGCCCGTGATCTAGATGTCGAGAAGGCATCTGCCCAATTCCTTAAACATCTCAAATGGAGAAAGACAATGATGCCGAATGGATTTATCTCTGAATCTGAGATCAGCAATGAGCTTGCTCACAAGGAACTATACAAACAGGGATTTGATAAACAAGGGCGCCCTATAATAGTTTATCTTGTTGCAAATCATGTCTCCGCCGGAAGACAGATGGATGAGTTGAAGCGTAAATTGTTACATAACAAACAAAATGCTAGTTAATTTTAGTGAATTTCTTCCTGAAATTCATCAAAATGATCTTTGTTTTTCTTGTATTTCCAGGTTTTGCTGTGTATGCGCTGGAAAAAGCATGTGCCAGGTGAAGAACCTCGGTTTCTTGATGTTAAAAACTGACAATTAAGAAGTTTGAGCATAGCCTTGAGGAAATTTGTTCTAACGAACTgttgtttttcatagtggatCAACCTAACCTTTGACATACTTGCAGCATGCCAAATGGTCAGGAGAAGTTCATCATTATTTCAGACCTTCAAGGTTGGGGGTACTCGAGTTGCGATGTCCGTGGATACCTTTCAGCTATAGACATCTTACAGGTTTCCCCTCGTGATCTCTCTTTACCTAATTGCCTAAGCTGAATAGAATATCCATGAAAATATTAGTGCCCATTTGACAATgttgttcatctaattttataaacTAGGCTAAAAGTTCTGCCTTGTCCATCAGTTCAATGAACAACAGTGAATAGGACTTTGCTACTTAAACTACAAGGGTTTACTGACATAGACTTAACAC
It contains:
- the LOC122028104 gene encoding SEC14 cytosolic factor-like codes for the protein MEVEDKLALPGSDPVEKRKVASLRALVEAENPDAKEVDNMALRRFLRARDLDVEKASAQFLKHLKWRKTMMPNGFISESEISNELAHKELYKQGFDKQGRPIIVYLVANHVSAGRQMDELKRFAVYALEKACASMPNGQEKFIIISDLQGWGYSSCDVRGYLSAIDILQSYYPERLGKAFLINVPYIFMKVWKVIYQFLDAKTKEKFIFVANKEMRDTLLADIDESQLPEKYGGRLSLVPIEESI